A window of Oryza glaberrima chromosome 2, OglaRS2, whole genome shotgun sequence genomic DNA:
TTGGCCTGCAGATCGGTAACCTGGAGTGGCAGTGGTGAAGAGCCGAGACGGCGACTTCAGGACAGATACACAACTGGCGCAAGCTGAGGACATACCAACTGGGACCAAGAGCGGCATGGCCGGCATATGTGTATGTACCTACATGTTTAGAGTTTGTATTCCGATTTGGCACCAAGTAAGCAGCTGCGATGTCCTTGGCTCATCCGCTCCAGGCTCAAATTATCCCGACTTGGGAACACAAACACCGCACATACCAACAAGGGCAACAATAATAACGGAGATGACATTTTGGTATGTGTATCCAAACTACACCACCGCCTAAAGCACAAGCCACTGATGAACACAGCCCAGCATATCCTACGCACCAATATCACCAGACAAACAGACACATAATCGGCGACGTACAACAAATAGTAGTACTACGTTACACGGTGACACTGCCACGCTCTAGCTAGTGCTGGTCATCCACCAGCTGCCTGAAATTTATCGGCGCAGCGAAGCGGAGCGAGCCGTTGTatatggccgcggcggcgatcttGGACGTGGCGTGCGTCGGGTGCAGCAGGTCCCAGAAGAGGTAGTCGTGCCGGTTGTCGCACAGCGTGGCGTTCGGCGTGCACCCGGACTCGCCGTTGAACTTGCCGGAGCCGCAGCAAGCCGTCGTGACCTCCTTGAATCCTGCACACCAATGCCGTGTCACGAAACTCTGAACCTTGCGTTGGTCAGAAATCCGAAACTGAAGCGTAGAATGTTCAGATACCGAGTCGTTGGGGATGCTTCATGATGCTTTGCACCACGGCATGGGAGCTCCCGATGGAGTGCTTGAAGCCGCTGAAGCTCACGCTGAGGCCGTGCATGGCGTCCTTGACTCCCTTGTTCAACCCACGGGCCAGCTCGTTGAGGACGTCGATGCAAGCGCCCAGCGGGTGCAGGCTTCTCGGGTAGGGGCAGCACCCGATCGGCGGGACGTCGATCACGGCGAACTTCCTCGCCCCGAGAACGTACAGATCCTGCCGCGCTCACGCGTCAACTTTCAGTTAGATTCTTTGTGTTTCTTCGCCGTAAAATTGTGTGATGAGAGACAAGCGAAAGGTGGTTTTACCTTGACATGATTTGTGTAGAGCGATACGAGATTGGCGACGAACCGCTGCATCTCCGCGGACGACGGCGTGCTGTTCGCGGAGAAGAAGGCGAAGATGTCGTT
This region includes:
- the LOC127764304 gene encoding GDSL esterase/lipase At5g55050-like; its protein translation is MAGQMLPPIALVAVAICITAAAAAKVPAIYVFGDSTADVGNNNYLTGAAVPRANFPHNGIDFPTSRPTGRFSNGYNGVDFLALNMGFRRSPPPFLAVANKTSNPLFRGLQGTNFASAGSGILDSTGQSIIPMSKQVQQFAAVQRNISARISQQAADTVLSRSLFLISTGGNDIFAFFSANSTPSSAEMQRFVANLVSLYTNHVKDLYVLGARKFAVIDVPPIGCCPYPRSLHPLGACIDVLNELARGLNKGVKDAMHGLSVSFSGFKHSIGSSHAVVQSIMKHPQRLGFKEVTTACCGSGKFNGESGCTPNATLCDNRHDYLFWDLLHPTHATSKIAAAAIYNGSLRFAAPINFRQLVDDQH